DNA sequence from the Deltaproteobacteria bacterium genome:
TGGGTCTGAAAGGACTATTATTGCCAGGAGATCACGCCCTGACCTCTTCCGTCGAACATAATTCCGTCATCCGCCCATTAAAAAGGCTGGAAAGGGTAGGGGTTAAGTATAGCCAAGTACCGTGCTCCCCTCAGGGAAATCTGAACTTTCGTTTGCTGCAAAAGAGTCTGAAGCCTAAGACAAAGCTTATCATCTTGACCCATGCCTCGAATGTCACCGGCAGCATCTTGCCCATCCAAGAGGTAGGGGCCTTCGCTCGTTCCAAAGGAATTTTCTTCATGGTGGATGCCGCTCAGACCGCCGGACTTCTGCCCATCGACGTCCAAAAGATGAATATAGACCTCTTAGCCGGCCCTGGGCATAAATCCCTTTACGGCCCGCAGGGAACCGGATTCCTTTATATAGCCAACGGTGTCGATCTTAAACCGTTGAAAGAGGGGGGAACGGGAACCGACTCAGATTCAGACGAACAGCCCGAAACTCTTCCCCACGGGTTTGAAAGCGGCACCTTGAACACTCCGGGAATAGCCGGCTTGGGAGCAGGAATATCTTTTGTTTTGGAACAGGGAATCGCAAAAATCTGGAAAAAAGAGAAATTTCTAACTCAAAACTTAATCCAGGGGCTTAAAAGGATCAAGGGAATCCGGGTTTATGGTCCTGGAAAAATGGAAGAGCGGGTTCCCGTAGTCTCTTTCAACGTTGAATCCATGGACCCGGCAGAAGTGGGTTTCCTTCTCGATGACCTTTATGACATTTTGGTTCGTACCGGCCTACACTGTGCTCCCCATGCCCACCGGACCTTGGGAACATTTCCCGCGGGTACAGTCCGGGTCAGTCTGGGGTTTTTCAACACCGCAGAAGAAATTAGAGCTTTGTTACGGGCGATCCACGAAATTACCAGGATGAAATCATAAACCACGATGAAAGTTTTAGGAATCGAATCATCCTGTGATGAAACGGGCGCTGCCGTTGTGCTGGATGCTCAAAAGATTCTCTCCAGCGTTGTGGCCTCCCAGGTGGCTTTACACAGCCAATACGGCGGGGTCGTACCCGAGATCGCTTCCCGTAAGCACGTAGAAGCCATTTTGCCCGTTATCGAAGAAGCTTTGTCCAGGTCAGGGAACCGCCTCCAGGACATTGAGGCCATTGCGGTCACCCAAGGTCCCGGCCTCGTGGGTTCATTGTTGGTGGGAATTGCCGTTGCCAAATCCCTCGCTTTTGTACTCCAAGTTCCTTGGGTGGGAGTCAATCATATATTGAGCCACATCGCAGCAGCTTTTTTATCCTCTCCATCCTTGAGATTTCCTTTTATCGCTCTGGTCGTCTCTGGCGGACATACAAGCCTCTTTCGGGTCGAAGGCCATACCCGTATGACCTTGCTCGGCCAAACCAAGGATGATGCAGCCGGGGAAGCCTTTGATAAAGTGGCCAAGCTTATGGGATTGGGCTATCCTGGAGGAGAAGTCATCGACCGCCTGGCCAAAGAGGGGGACCGCAAGGCGATCTTTTTTCCGCGAAGTTTACTGGAACCCCATTCTCTGGAATTCAGTTTCAGTGGACTCAAGACCGCTGTCCTGCAACATGTAAAGAGTTTAGGAGGAAAACTTTCCGCTGATCAGATTAGGGAAATCGCCGCCTCTTTCCAAGAAGCGGTCGTCGACACCCTGGTCACAAAGGTTATGCGTGCAGCCAAACAGGAGGCAATCAGAGAGGTTGTGGTGGTGGGGGGAGTCGCTTGTAATTCCCGCTTACGGGAAAAATTCTCCCAATACGGAAGTTCCTCCGGAATTACCGTATTTTTCCCCCCGCCTACCCTTTGTACAGATAATGCAGCCATGGTGGCGGCAGCTGGTTTCTATTATTTGATGGAAGGCCACCGCTCCAACCTCCTGCTCAATGCTTACTCCCGATTTGGCAGAAGTTCGGGATAAAGGCCTATGGCAAAAGGACCTGACTTGGGGCAGAAAATACGAATGAAAGAACGATGGGGCAGATGGAAGAGAAATTTACGCTTCCTTTACCTTCGACTTCTGAGGTTAAAAGGGAAGCCCCAAGAGGTTGCCGGTGGAGTAGCCATCGGAGTTTTTGTAGGAATGACCCCTACGGTGCCTCTGCACACGGTTTTGGCTGTCCTCATCGCTTTGATCCTTAAGAAAAGCAAGCTGGCTGCCGCCTTGGGCGTTTGGGTAGCGAATCCCTTTTTCCTCCCTTTTATCTATCTTTTGGACTACAAAGTGGGACAGGTATTAACGGGAGCCACCCCTCCTTCTCTGGCCATGTCCAATTTTTCCGTTCCCCACCTTGTCCGATTGGGGTGGGACATTTCCTACCCTCTTTTATTGGGAGGAACGGTTACCGGATTACTTTGCGCCATCCCCTCTTACTTCATCACCAAACGCATAATCCTTCTTTACCAGGCAAAACGCCGCCAACGAAAAGAGAGTTCGTGAAGCTTCGCAGGCAATTAAAAGAGTTAAAAATTCGACCCAAGAAAAGGCTCGGACAACATTTTGTCGTAAATTCCAAAATCCTTCAGCGGACTATCGAATCCGCTTCCCTGGGTCCTGAAGATATCGTAGTGGAAATTGGGGCTGGCCTGGGCAGCCTTACCGTCCCTATGGCCCAACGAGTGAAAAAAGTTTATGCTATAGAGGTGGATCCCCGGTTGGCCCATGAGTTGAGGAATCAATTTTCAGCGAATGATCCAGTCGAAGTCATTCAAGCGGATGCTTTACAGGTTGATTTTGCCCCTTGGTATGAGCAATGGCAGCAAAAGATGAAGGTGGTAGCCAATCTCCCCTACGAGATTTCCAGCCCGATGATCTTCCGGTTCTTCCAAGAAAGGAATTATTTTTCCCTTTTTGTTTTGATGCTTCAGTTGGAAGTGGCCAAAAGGGTAGTGGCGCGCCCAGGAACGAAAGATTATGGCCCTCTGAGCCTTTGGTCTCAATTGTATACTCGAGCCCGGATCGCTTTTTCCGTCGGCCCCCAAGCGTTCTATCCCCCACCTCAAGTGGAATCCGCAGTGGTAAGGTTTGAAATTTTGCCTCAGCCGAGCGTGGTAGTCGAAGATGAAAAAATTCTGCGGCAGATCATCCGTTCGGCTTTTACCTATCGGAGAAAAACCCTTGTCAATGCCCTGCGATTGGGAGAATTTGCGCACCTTCCCGCGGAAAAAATTCGTGAAGCTTTGCAATCTGTTAGCATATCCCCGGAATCAAGGGGGGAAGCGCTTTCCCTGGAGCAATTTTGCGACCTATCCAGGACACTCGCGGCGCTGGCAATCAATTGAGGTTTGCATTGTGCCAGTATCCTCATCCCCTTTGCTTAAAAAATCTGGTAGCGGGCAAGAGAGACGGCTTCCGGATACCTAAATGGGCGGGCTCTGACCATGAGCAAGAGAAAAATTACCTTTCTTTCCTTGCTGGCTCTTGGAGTTTGGGCAATCATTTTTAGGGCCGACCTTCAGCGGTCCTTCATGAACCTGCTGGTTGTAAGTGAACTTTTAAACTTCGAACAACAGGGATGGTTAGGAAAATGGTCTGCTGCGCCCAAAGTTATGGAAATTTCCTACCCTGGCCCGAAGGGGACTGTAAAGGCTGATCTTTTCCTTCCCCAAGGAAACAGCAAGCGTTCGGGAATCCTGCTCAATCATGGCGTGATCGATACTGGAAAAGATGATCCCCGCCTGAAACGTTTTGCTGAGATTCTTTGCCGATCCGGTTTCGTAGTCCTCATCCCTGATTTTAAAGGGATGCGGTCTTTCCGCATTGGACCCTCGGACATCGACGAGGTGCAAACGGCGTTTACATATTTTACTTCCTTGAAAAATTATGTCCTACCGCAATCCTGCGGTCTCTTTGGTTTCAGCTATGGAGCGGGACCAACGATCCTCGCCGCCTGTCGTCCCGCAATGCGCAATAAGGTACGCTTTATCATCGCCTTCGGTGCCTATTATGATTTGAAGAATGTTCTTTCTTTTATTGCCTCCGGCAATTTTGAATTCGAGGGGAAGCGCTATTTCCGGCAACCCCAAGAATATGGCAAATGGGTCTTTTTGGCCAATAACCTTGACCTCGTTGTTTCGACGGAAGATCGATCGATTCTGCAAAGGATTCTTCAGGTCAAACTACGGGATGAGAAAGCGCCGATAGATCATTTCATACCCTTCTTAGGGAAGGAAGGAAAAAATATCCTGGCGCTTCTATCCCATTCTGACCCCAGCCAGACGGAAATTCTGATTAAAAACCTCCCGCCGGCAATTCAAACTCAAATCGAGGCCCTTTCCGTTGCCCCTGTTATGAACAAATTACACGCGGATTTGATCCTGGCCCATGGAAAAGACGACGATATGATACCCTTCACGGAAACGTTACGCCTGGCCCGGGCCGTTCCCGATCCGCGCCGGGTATATGTACAAATCTTGCGCAGCTATTCCCACGTGGATCCGGAACGCCAGGCTATGACGGTAAAAAATTTAATAAACTTTTATCTGCCCGAAGGCTGGAAACTATTTGGCCTCGTGAATCAACTGATGAAATACCGTCAGGCGCCATCCTGAAAAATATCGAGAAGGAACATGACCTTGCGCTTGGGCCCGGGGAAGCCCCCATCTCGCTTTCCCTGAAGGTGGGGAATGCCATTCTTGATAGAATCCTGGTTCTCTGGTTTATTAAGAATCACCTTGAGAGAGTTATAGGCAAAGGATGAGTAAACTTCATCTCCATCTTCGAAAACGCCTTGAGCAAGCAATCCTAAAGCATGAAATGCTCTCGGAGGGGGACCGCGTTCTGGTGGGAGTTTCCGGAGGAGCAGATAGTCTCTCCCTACTCAAACTTTTAACCGGGCCAATGCTTTTTGTACCCAAGCCAGAATATGTCTTAGCGGTCCACGTGGATCTGGGTTTTGACGGAACGGATGGAAAATATATTCCCATCCTGGAGAAGTATTTTAAAGAAGAAGGGTATAATTATCGCATCGAAAAAACCAACATCGGCCCCCTCGCTCACAGCGACTACAACCGCAAGGCCAGCCCCTGTTTCTTATGCTCGAGACTTCGGCGAAAGGTACTCTTCGAAATGGCCAGAGATTACCGGTGCAATAAGGTAGCTCTGGCTCATCATAAGGACGACTTGATTGAAACATTTCTCCTCAATGTGTTTTTCGCCCGGCAAATCAGCACCATGCTTCCCTATCAGCCTTTTTTCCAAGGAGACTTTTATCTTATGCGCCCGTTGGCCTATATTGAGGAATCGCTTCTCAAACGGTTTGCCAGGGAAGTCCAATTCCCAGTGGGAAAGACGCAGTGTCCGACCGCAGAAAATACCAAGAGAAAATACATAAAGGATCTTCTTGAAAAATTGGAGGGAGATCACCGAGGTTTAAAAGAAAACATATTTAAAGCCATGAAGCACGTGAAGCCGGATTACTTGTTAACTAAATAGCTCATTGCGCGTAGCTCATGGCTCTTGGGTTTTTGCTTTGAGCTATGACCCTTTGGCAAGTGGCTTCTTTCGTATTGACATCCCCGGAAAAATCATTAATATGAAAATATTGATTTTCCTTTCATTTCGTGGCGGTGTAGCTCAGCTGGTTAGAGCATGCGGCTCATATCCGCAGTGTCCGGGGTTCAAGTCCCTGCACCGCCACCAAACTGAGTTTAATACTTTCGAGAACTTAGTATTTACTGACCCCTTAAAAACCCTTCTTTTTTTGGTCACTGAGTGGTCACTGGAGGAAAAGCCGCTAACCCGCGAAAGGAGATGAAAAGTGAAAAACAAAACCATCAAATTCGAGTACGTCAGCGCCTAACAGACAGGGGAGAATAGATACGAAACCTACCGGGTGGAAACCTACTCCGAAGCCAATAGAACCATGCTCTGGCTCTACCCCCACCTAAAAAACGGAGATATCATCGATATCTCAGAAAACAGAAAGAGATAAAGGCCACCCTAAAACCTCCATAATCGGTAGTGGGTCAATTTGAAGTTGGAGAGAAGAAAATACATGATAGTCCCCATTGCCGTAGCTCCCTTACGGTGGCAATAATACTTTATGAGAAAAAAATTTTTAGATTTATATTGAAATTAAAGCTTGACAAAGGTTATATTAATTCTATCTTATAATTTAATAAAAAGGAAGATTTGGGGAGGAGTTCCATGGAAGAAAAAAAGAAAGACCCCAAGGTTGATTATTCCCTCACAAAAAACGAAATAAAATTTTCCGATAGAATAAGACTACGAAGTGGTAAAAATGGTTTCCTATTAACATTCACTCAATCCCATCCCGACAGAGACGAAATTATTTGTGTATCTGAAATCTACTTATCTCCAGAGGTAGCCGGATCATTAGCATCAATTTTAATGGCGCATGTGGCGAACTATGAAAAACAATTCAATATAAAAATAACTCCGCCAGGCATACAAGTAGAAAAAGTTAAAGATAAAAAAGAAATGGAGCATTAGAAAAGGGGCAATAAAATGGATGCATCAATGACTTTAAGACAGGATTACTTGATTCGAAGACCAATCCGTGTCAAAGTGCATTTGCAAGAACCTATTCATTCAGAGTCAATGACAAAAGAATTGGACTTTACGGCCGACCTTGAAACGCGATTAATGACATCCATAAAACACGGACGATATGAAATCATTACACCTCTTGCATTAGAAATAAAATGCATAGACCATGAGTACATT
Encoded proteins:
- the rsmA gene encoding 16S rRNA (adenine(1518)-N(6)/adenine(1519)-N(6))-dimethyltransferase RsmA, yielding MKLRRQLKELKIRPKKRLGQHFVVNSKILQRTIESASLGPEDIVVEIGAGLGSLTVPMAQRVKKVYAIEVDPRLAHELRNQFSANDPVEVIQADALQVDFAPWYEQWQQKMKVVANLPYEISSPMIFRFFQERNYFSLFVLMLQLEVAKRVVARPGTKDYGPLSLWSQLYTRARIAFSVGPQAFYPPPQVESAVVRFEILPQPSVVVEDEKILRQIIRSAFTYRRKTLVNALRLGEFAHLPAEKIREALQSVSISPESRGEALSLEQFCDLSRTLAALAIN
- a CDS encoding aminotransferase class V-fold PLP-dependent enzyme: MPVSIYLDHAATSFPKPAVVCRRMSHMITRIGANPGRSDHKLARKANQVINETREKIARLFAIPDAQRVIFTGNATEAINLGLKGLLLPGDHALTSSVEHNSVIRPLKRLERVGVKYSQVPCSPQGNLNFRLLQKSLKPKTKLIILTHASNVTGSILPIQEVGAFARSKGIFFMVDAAQTAGLLPIDVQKMNIDLLAGPGHKSLYGPQGTGFLYIANGVDLKPLKEGGTGTDSDSDEQPETLPHGFESGTLNTPGIAGLGAGISFVLEQGIAKIWKKEKFLTQNLIQGLKRIKGIRVYGPGKMEERVPVVSFNVESMDPAEVGFLLDDLYDILVRTGLHCAPHAHRTLGTFPAGTVRVSLGFFNTAEEIRALLRAIHEITRMKS
- a CDS encoding DUF3467 domain-containing protein; the protein is MEEKKKDPKVDYSLTKNEIKFSDRIRLRSGKNGFLLTFTQSHPDRDEIICVSEIYLSPEVAGSLASILMAHVANYEKQFNIKITPPGIQVEKVKDKKEMEH
- the tsaD gene encoding tRNA (adenosine(37)-N6)-threonylcarbamoyltransferase complex transferase subunit TsaD; translated protein: MKVLGIESSCDETGAAVVLDAQKILSSVVASQVALHSQYGGVVPEIASRKHVEAILPVIEEALSRSGNRLQDIEAIAVTQGPGLVGSLLVGIAVAKSLAFVLQVPWVGVNHILSHIAAAFLSSPSLRFPFIALVVSGGHTSLFRVEGHTRMTLLGQTKDDAAGEAFDKVAKLMGLGYPGGEVIDRLAKEGDRKAIFFPRSLLEPHSLEFSFSGLKTAVLQHVKSLGGKLSADQIREIAASFQEAVVDTLVTKVMRAAKQEAIREVVVVGGVACNSRLREKFSQYGSSSGITVFFPPPTLCTDNAAMVAAAGFYYLMEGHRSNLLLNAYSRFGRSSG
- a CDS encoding DUF2062 domain-containing protein, coding for MAKGPDLGQKIRMKERWGRWKRNLRFLYLRLLRLKGKPQEVAGGVAIGVFVGMTPTVPLHTVLAVLIALILKKSKLAAALGVWVANPFFLPFIYLLDYKVGQVLTGATPPSLAMSNFSVPHLVRLGWDISYPLLLGGTVTGLLCAIPSYFITKRIILLYQAKRRQRKESS
- a CDS encoding ATP-binding protein; the protein is MSKLHLHLRKRLEQAILKHEMLSEGDRVLVGVSGGADSLSLLKLLTGPMLFVPKPEYVLAVHVDLGFDGTDGKYIPILEKYFKEEGYNYRIEKTNIGPLAHSDYNRKASPCFLCSRLRRKVLFEMARDYRCNKVALAHHKDDLIETFLLNVFFARQISTMLPYQPFFQGDFYLMRPLAYIEESLLKRFAREVQFPVGKTQCPTAENTKRKYIKDLLEKLEGDHRGLKENIFKAMKHVKPDYLLTK